The following DNA comes from Brassica oleracea var. oleracea cultivar TO1000 chromosome C5, BOL, whole genome shotgun sequence.
GATACATCTAGCAACTTATTCACTGGTAAATTTGGTTTGTGGTCACAACTAATTTTATGTGTACCTGTATATTATTATCAATGATAACGTTTTGTTTATCATTGAAGCATAAGGATGAGAAAGCGCAAGTCCACAACTATTCTAATGTCACTTTCCTTTTAATAGTACAGATATCAACCATCAATTAGAACCTATTTACTCAAACTTCCTATTTATTAACTAACAAAAGCAAAAATTAAGAACTCGTACACGAATTGAGAATTAAGAAGAAGAGAGTAAGTATATTAGGATCATTATCACCTGTTTTTGGTGGACATATATATATATAATCTCAAACAACACTATAACAATAAGTTGCAGGCAATTTCCAAAAGCTTCAAATGAGGTTTTATATACATTGTCCTTTATATTAATACAAATTGTTGACAGCCTCAACCTCTCTCTTCACATCACACAGCATTTAGCTGGTCCCTTTGGATCTGCCCTAGCTTCCTCGGTACCTGGATAAAAAAAAGACTTTGATTAGAAGCCTATTGGTCCTAAGACTTATCATAAGCAAACACACACAATCCAATAAAAAAAACAGCTATTGTCAAAGTTTGTCTTTATCATAAAAGGATTGTAAACCGAGTTTGGTTCTGCTAATATAGAAATTACTTGCCTTCCGGGGGCTGAGCTAACTTCCGGTTATGAGAAGTCATCATTTCTTTTTTCAGTTTAACCAGAATGTCCTCCATTGTGTATTCTCGCCGCCAGTTAGTGAGCATAGGGAAGAGACTCGGTTCAACCTGAGATCATACAATTCCTTGTTATAATAAACTGATACACATATACATAAAAAACCAACAATATTCCACTCATGAGATGTCACAGAGCTTACCACTCCAGTGTCAGGGTTAACGCAGGCCATGTTTATCCTGGTCTGGAACTTCACACTTGGTGGACTTTCTGGGTACTCCTTACCACAGAACAACTTCAGCTGGAAGATCTTCCCTTCGTATGCAGTCTGATATTTAGTCATATCACCAAACAAACATCATCACAATCTTCTCAAAACCAAAACAATTTATTTCTTTATTTCTGTCCACCCCTCAAAAGTGGTAAGAAAATGTAGCTGAAATAACCATCTGGAGTAAAGCGCAGTAAACTAAAATTAATGGATCATTTGCAGTAAAAGGTAATTACTTTAGGGCACAAGGATATTACCCAAAACAAAGGGACAAAACAAGTAGACAAAAGACATGATTTTTATTTTTGTTAGAACACTTAAAAAGCTTATCTTCTACAAGTTATTTAAACTTTGCATGTTAATCACTCAAACAAAGAGAATGTAAACAAGCTAATTACTTTAGGGCACAGAGACATTACCCAAGAACATGATTTTTAATTTTGTTAGAACAGTAAAAAAGCTTATCATCTTAATTCAGACAGAGAATGTAAAACAAGGGTTGTGAGGAGAATACATTATGAGGGCCGAGAATGGTGCCAGTCCAGGATTGCATATAGATATCATCAGCGTCGTCCATTCCATAGCTCACCGTACCATCTCCGATACCTTTCTCACCTCTCTCTAGCTCTTCCAACAATCTAAAGTTCCTTGGCACTACAAAAACAAAATTAATTAGAAAACTTTTTTTTTGCCTAACCAATTTTTTTCCAGATCAGAAACGTGGATCCGGTCACATTCTGTTGATTAGGAAACCCTAGATCCCAAATTCAATAGCAATGATTAAAATAGAAGGGAAACGGATCGGACATACCAACGACTTTGGCTTCCTCCGAGCTCATCCTAGACGGAATCGAGATAAGATGATAAGGCAAAGGAACAATCAGAGAGAGAGAGAGAGAGAGAGAGAGAGAGAGTTGGAGTTTAGAAGAGAAAAGATTGGAAGAGGTGAAAAGTTTTTGGTCGTGTTTCTGGTAGAGGGGACTCCAATTATTACCCGGATCCAGGATCCGCTTCCATAACACTCGGATCTACCACTGTAGAATTTTAAATTTAATTTATTTAATTTTGGGTATCCATGATCAAATTTATAAGTATTTATACATAAAATAACTTCTAAAACAACTTTATTATTTTATTATATTTTAAATTTTATTTTATTCGTGTTAGTATTATTTTCTTTATTTTTTAATTTTTTTAATAAATTTCGATTTGAATATTCACAAATATTTCAATGTTTGATATCCAAATTTTAAATATTCACGAAACAATAGATTTATATTGGGATAATTAAAACATGGATCCAAATAGAGGTTTGAATAACATCAAATGTATGAAAATGTATTTTCATCTATGCTCCAACTTGACATGTAGAATCAAAACTTTCATTGCAGCAATATTATTCTTGTTCTAAGACTATGGCAGAAAGTGTTCCAGCTACCTTGTAGAAAATTAACATTTTATGTATAAAGTTAGGTTTGTTTCCCTCCTATGCTGTTTACGTAGGCGGATACGTCACTAATTCGAGTCTTGAGAAGCCGATACGTATCCGCGTCAAAAACGCAGCGTTTCATTAACTTGGAGTTGGAGATCGTGTGAGCTTTTGGTGTAACTCATAAACATGCAGGAATATTTTCGTGTGGACTTTAGATCAAATTAAAATAATAAATTTAACAGTATACTTTTATATTTTAGTAAACAAACAATGTCATGTTATTCGTCTTATGAATACATCATAAAAACAACTCTTATGATATTGTTGATATTCAATCCGATGATATACCGGTATGACAAATTAATGTAAATCAACATAACCGAGTACCATGATTTTAATTAGATTTACATGTGTTGAAAATACAATAAAATGTTTTTATTTATTTTAATGTGTAAAATAGCCCGTAAAAACCAAAAAAACTAGATGAACCAATAGGTTTATAGTATATTAGTGAACGTATATATAAAATGTATAATATTATATAGTGAATTCAAAATTGAATTTACTAATTTGATATACATATACTTAGCATTTAACATATAAATAATGTTTTACAAAAAAAAACATAGGAATAATTATTTGCTTTGCCCATTTACATCAATTTATTTTTTAAGGTCCATGATTTCACGATAAATAGTGCTCCTATAATTATTTGCTTTACCAATTTACATCAATTTATTTTTTAAGGTCCATGATTTCACAATAAATAGTGCTCCTAACTTCTTCTTTTATTTTTTTTTCAAACATATTATTATATATTACTCCTACTTAGCTATTTGAATAAACAAACATTCTGATATTTGATAATTTTGAACATTCTCTTCGTACGGTAAATGGTTTTATTTCAAAGTATTAATACACCAATGCAAAAATATATTTTGCAAGATAATTACACGCATCTGCAGCATAAACTCTTTGTTAGATACAAGAATGAATTCTATAAAAAATGTCCATGCAATATTATCATTTAATTTAAATATATTGTTAATTCATAATGCAAGTTTCCACAGTATTAATAACTTCTAAATTAATAATAAAACCTATCTAATAAATTCTAAACTTATTTAATAACGATAGAACATATTCAATTTAAAGAGTGGCAGGAAAGTTGAAGTATGATTTTCATTAGGAAAAAACTATCACATTTTAATTAAAACATACACAAACCAAACTACTCACACTAACAAAATGTTGTTTTGGCTTAGATAATATAAGCTTTTTCTTAACATATTTATCTGGTATGATCATTGCATAATTATATGCAGACATCATTAATCTTATTATATTATATTATTCGTCATAGAATAATGAAATTTACTGTCATTTTAATTCAGTCAAAAATATTTATTAAAAATAACAACATGATCTCCGAGTTTTATTTATTTATTTTCGTTTATAATATCGTTTTCAATCTGCAATTTTTTTTTAAAATGCTTCATAAAATTAATGTAAATTCATATAAAATAGTTTTTTTTCTAACTTTCCGCCCGTAGGGCGAGCTGACCCTAGTCGTTTCTTAAAAAAGTATAAATAGTTAACCAAATGTGAAATCTTATGGAAATATTTGTATGGAAGTGGGGGTATTCCAGACTGCGAACTGATAGACAATGGATTTGACTCATTTTCATCCATAGTTTATAGGTATTTTTACTAATATTTATATTATTATAGAGTCTATTTATTATATATATAAGATCATGAATTTTTTGGATATAAGTGATGATTTTGGAGCATTTTGGAGATATTTGGAGCAAACACCCGAAATGACCATTGAGATCGAC
Coding sequences within:
- the LOC106292730 gene encoding ubiquitin-conjugating enzyme E2 variant 1A → MSSEEAKVVVPRNFRLLEELERGEKGIGDGTVSYGMDDADDIYMQSWTGTILGPHNTAYEGKIFQLKLFCGKEYPESPPSVKFQTRINMACVNPDTGVVEPSLFPMLTNWRREYTMEDILVKLKKEMMTSHNRKLAQPPEGTEEARADPKGPAKCCVM